A section of the Roseovarius sp. W115 genome encodes:
- a CDS encoding FAD-binding dehydrogenase, with translation MPDKTDVAIIGGGLSGLVAAFEATKRGRKVVLIDQEGPQSLGGQAFWSLGGLFMIDTPEQRRMGIRDSRALAEQGWLGSAGFDRAEDAMPQAWASAYLDFAAGPMRTYLQEIGMRWFPVVGWAERGGGAADGHGNSVPRFHITWGTGEGIIAPFVQLAREAEATGQLQFAFRHRVTELVATDGRITGVHGEVLAEDEAVRGASTTREVTGSFEIEAENVIVASGGIGGDHNKVRALWPTDRLGPAPDRMVAGVPDYVDGQMQEIAKAAGADAINEDRMWHYCEGVQNWNPIWPNHGIRILPGPSSIWFDAQGNRMEAPCLPGFDTLSTLRRILSTGHSHSWFILTQKIIEKEFALSGSEQNPDLTSGKWSAVLKERLGKGVTRAVEAFKDNGADFVVAQTLDALVDEMNRLTPNTPLDPTHLHAQIAARDAQLNNPFAKDAQIIAIRQARAYRGDKLIRTAKPHAILDPENGPLIAVRLNILTRKSLGGLHTDLEARALRSDGSVLEGLLAAGEVAGFGGGGYHGYNALEGTFLGGCVFSGLKAGQSA, from the coding sequence ATGCCTGACAAAACAGATGTTGCGATCATCGGGGGCGGCTTGTCCGGCCTCGTTGCCGCATTTGAAGCAACAAAGCGAGGGCGCAAAGTCGTTCTCATTGACCAAGAAGGACCGCAATCATTGGGCGGTCAGGCGTTTTGGTCCCTTGGCGGTTTGTTCATGATCGACACCCCCGAACAGCGGCGCATGGGCATCCGCGACAGCCGCGCTTTGGCAGAACAGGGCTGGCTGGGAAGTGCCGGGTTTGACCGCGCCGAAGATGCGATGCCACAGGCCTGGGCCAGCGCCTATCTCGACTTCGCCGCAGGTCCAATGCGAACTTATCTGCAAGAGATCGGGATGCGATGGTTTCCCGTAGTCGGCTGGGCCGAGCGTGGCGGTGGCGCCGCAGATGGGCACGGCAATTCCGTACCACGTTTTCACATCACCTGGGGCACGGGCGAAGGCATCATTGCGCCCTTTGTGCAGCTCGCCCGAGAGGCAGAGGCCACCGGACAATTGCAGTTTGCGTTTCGGCACCGCGTGACCGAGCTTGTTGCGACCGATGGCAGGATCACAGGTGTGCACGGTGAGGTCTTGGCCGAGGATGAAGCCGTTCGCGGGGCATCCACTACGCGCGAAGTTACAGGCAGCTTCGAAATTGAAGCCGAGAACGTGATCGTGGCCTCAGGCGGCATTGGCGGTGACCATAACAAGGTGCGCGCCCTCTGGCCCACAGACCGGCTTGGCCCCGCCCCGGACCGCATGGTGGCGGGCGTGCCCGACTACGTGGATGGCCAGATGCAGGAGATTGCCAAAGCTGCCGGGGCCGATGCCATCAACGAAGACCGCATGTGGCACTATTGCGAAGGAGTGCAGAATTGGAATCCGATCTGGCCCAATCACGGCATTCGCATTCTGCCAGGGCCGTCTTCGATATGGTTTGATGCACAGGGCAACCGGATGGAGGCGCCTTGCCTGCCCGGGTTTGACACGCTCTCAACTTTGCGTCGCATCCTGTCCACAGGCCACAGCCACAGCTGGTTCATCCTCACGCAAAAGATCATCGAAAAGGAATTCGCGCTGTCAGGCAGCGAGCAAAACCCAGACCTGACATCGGGCAAATGGAGCGCCGTGTTGAAGGAGCGTCTGGGCAAAGGGGTCACACGCGCTGTTGAGGCATTCAAGGACAACGGCGCAGACTTTGTCGTGGCACAAACCCTTGATGCATTGGTCGACGAGATGAACAGGCTCACGCCAAATACGCCGCTGGATCCGACCCATCTGCATGCCCAGATCGCCGCGCGCGATGCACAGCTGAACAACCCTTTCGCCAAGGATGCTCAGATCATCGCGATCCGTCAGGCCCGTGCCTATCGCGGGGATAAACTCATCCGTACGGCCAAGCCACACGCCATTCTGGACCCCGAGAACGGCCCATTGATCGCCGTGCGGCTGAACATTCTCACACGTAAATCCTTGGGTGGATTACACACCGATCTTGAGGCGCGAGCCTTGCGGTCTGATGGGTCAGTACTTGAAGGGCTTCTTGCGGCTGGTGAAGTCGCAGGTTTTGGAGGTGGCGGTTACCACGGATACAACGCATTGGAAGGAACCTTCCTGGGCGGGTGTGTTTTCTCGGGTCTCAAGGCCGGTCAATCCGCCTGA
- a CDS encoding D-cysteine desulfhydrase family protein has product MGHLPTPLEPMLNLGKSVGIDLWVKRDDCTGVGLGGNKVRQLEFYLGKAQAEGATQVLITGAIQSNFVRTAAAMAARLGMGCHIQLEDRVPGKNEIYRENGNVLLDRLLGATLHSYPEGEDEAGADAQLRVIAEDLRHAGEHPFIVPLSADQPPTGALGYADAAIELLSQAEQFDEIFLASGSAITHCGLLFGLRALGDKTPVTGICVRRNAEVQTDRVTRRIQDLAELTGMENPVTPKDIRLDDSAFAPGYGQLSDPLISAMQLTARTEGLILDPVYTGKVMAGLLAQKDRLAGKRVLFWHTGGQPALFAYADLLDAKLK; this is encoded by the coding sequence ATGGGACATCTCCCCACCCCGCTTGAACCGATGCTAAACCTTGGCAAATCCGTTGGCATCGACCTTTGGGTCAAGCGCGACGACTGCACCGGGGTGGGTCTGGGCGGCAACAAGGTGCGGCAGTTGGAGTTCTATCTCGGCAAGGCACAAGCCGAAGGGGCCACGCAAGTTCTGATCACCGGGGCGATACAGTCGAATTTCGTACGCACTGCGGCGGCGATGGCCGCGCGTCTTGGCATGGGGTGCCACATACAGCTGGAAGACCGTGTGCCGGGCAAAAACGAGATATATCGCGAGAACGGCAATGTGCTTCTGGACCGGTTGCTTGGCGCGACACTGCACAGCTATCCCGAAGGCGAGGATGAAGCGGGAGCAGACGCGCAACTGCGGGTGATCGCAGAAGACTTGCGCCATGCCGGGGAACACCCCTTCATTGTTCCGCTCTCGGCGGATCAGCCACCCACCGGGGCATTGGGATACGCGGATGCCGCGATTGAATTGTTGTCACAGGCCGAGCAATTCGACGAGATTTTCCTGGCGTCCGGCTCTGCCATTACCCATTGCGGCCTGCTCTTTGGACTACGCGCGCTCGGCGACAAAACTCCAGTGACCGGTATTTGCGTGCGCCGAAACGCAGAAGTGCAAACGGATCGAGTCACGAGACGCATACAAGATCTGGCTGAACTGACGGGCATGGAAAACCCGGTGACGCCCAAAGATATCCGCCTCGACGACAGCGCCTTTGCGCCCGGCTATGGCCAGCTTTCTGACCCACTGATCTCGGCTATGCAACTCACTGCACGCACCGAAGGGCTGATCCTTGATCCCGTCTACACCGGAAAAGTCATGGCCGGGCTTCTCGCTCAAAAAGATCGACTGGCCGGAAAGCGTGTCCTGTTCTGGCATACAGGCGGGCAGCCGGCGCTCTTTGCCTATGCTGACCTATTGGACGCCAAGCTCAAATGA
- a CDS encoding urea carboxylase-associated family protein, which yields MTQPPDADARRAVKPVICYPNDTLPKPNLALYQAARDGATKIDEVIAPPREAACFRAAAGQFFRITSVEGSQVGDLNLWNANDLSERFYSGKSRALHGTHLTTGERMWSSFPHLRPMATITEDTLGWYGIDAYGGSVHDVIGTRCDPYTGNLLAGSQYHHCCHSNLTRALADELGVSLSEAEPHVHDVLNVFMCTGFTRDTGQYFMKSSPVRPGDYIEFFAEIDILGALSACPGGDCSSEHSSDTAVCYPLKVEVFAPQAGALDEWQSPDVNGYDRSHGR from the coding sequence ATGACCCAACCCCCTGATGCCGATGCGCGCCGCGCCGTCAAACCGGTGATATGCTATCCCAACGATACACTGCCCAAGCCCAATCTGGCACTTTATCAGGCTGCACGCGACGGGGCCACGAAGATTGATGAGGTCATCGCGCCCCCGCGTGAGGCTGCCTGTTTTCGTGCCGCCGCAGGACAATTCTTTCGCATCACCAGTGTCGAAGGCTCCCAAGTGGGCGACCTGAACCTATGGAATGCCAACGATCTGAGTGAACGGTTCTACTCCGGCAAAAGCCGCGCCTTGCACGGCACGCACCTGACCACCGGCGAACGCATGTGGTCAAGCTTTCCGCACCTGCGCCCCATGGCGACGATCACCGAGGACACTCTAGGCTGGTACGGCATCGACGCCTATGGCGGCTCAGTGCATGACGTGATTGGCACACGCTGCGATCCCTACACAGGGAACCTGCTGGCCGGATCGCAGTATCACCATTGCTGTCATTCCAATCTCACGCGGGCCTTGGCGGATGAGTTGGGTGTTTCTCTGTCTGAAGCCGAGCCACACGTGCATGACGTCCTCAACGTTTTCATGTGCACCGGCTTCACCCGCGACACGGGCCAGTATTTCATGAAATCGAGTCCCGTGCGACCCGGCGACTACATCGAGTTCTTCGCCGAAATCGACATCCTTGGCGCGCTCAGCGCCTGTCCCGGCGGCGACTGTTCGTCTGAACATTCCAGCGACACAGCGGTGTGCTATCCTCTCAAGGTCGAGGTGTTCGCCCCGCAAGCTGGCGCGCTGGACGAATGGCAGAGCCCTGATGTCAACGGCTATGACCGCAGTCACGGGCGCTAG